TgtgtttataaagtaaaatttaaaaagaggataTGGAGCAGGAAATTTCACATGAACCTACCTGTTTATAATTTTCTAAGGAATTTTACCTTTCCAACCTAAATCTGGGTTTTGGATTAAGATACCGTTTACAACACTGCCAAGCTCTAAGCTCTACTTTTCAATACaactctcttcttttccttccttccttttcttcctttcttcttgtttctttctcttccccattcattttttattaattcatttattctctctctttgaaATAGCACTATGTAGCAtctaaagttattattattattgttattatttttcagacggagttgcgctcttgttgcccagggtggagtgcagtggcacgatcttggctcaatgcaacctccgcctcctgggctccattgattctcctgcctcagcctcccgagtagctgggattacaggcatgtgccaccacacccaactaattttgtatttttagtagagatggggttcctctatgttggtcaggatggtctcgaactcccaatctcaggtgatccacctaccttggcctcccaaagtgctgggatgagaggagtgagccaccacacccggcctgttattgttttttgagatggagtcttgctctgctgtccaggctggagtgcagtggcatgatcatggctcactgcaacctccacctcctgggttcaagcgattctcttgcctcaacttcccgagcagctgagattacaggcgcccgccaccatgcccagctaatttttgtatttttagtagagacagggttttaccatgttggccagcctggtctcgatctcctgggcctcaagtgatctgccaggcttggcctccccaagtgctaggattacaggcatgagccaccgagactggcctaaagttattttatttatttagtttctaaTATACAAACAGTTGTAAATTTGCTGGCTTACCAACTTTTTCTTCAGATTTGGaagattatttcctttgggtTCTGTAACATGGAAAGTTCTTCTACCTTGCTTTTGCCATCAAGCTAGCTATCTGAAGGATTCCCTTGAGAGGCAGAACCTCTAAACAGCAAGTTAGGAAGTAACGCAGATACAATGTAAAATACTGTGCTAGAAGCAAAAAGTAATGTAGACAGCTAATATTGCGTGATGGCTTAGATTAGTTAATGTGTTTAGTACCATTGTGATCCATTCACCAATTAGTCAGTGTTTTGCTTATATGCCATTTCCTTCATGTATCTATAggggaaaacaagcaaaaacagaaaccaatgacaaaacctaTAGATTAGAACATTTAAGCTGGAATCATTATGAAGAGAGGATAAGGATTTTAGCCCTCAGATCTTTGGTGTCCCTTAAGTTTCTTCCTGAATATCATAACATTTATACCAAGACATCGCTATACGGTATGTTATTGTATAATAAAATCACAACTGGCTgaccacagtggctcacacttgtaatcccagcattcagGAAGGTAAAGATGGAAGGATTGAATGAGGctagcagttcgagaccagcctgggtgacaaagggagactctgtcgccacacacacacacaaaattaaccggACATAAtgcctcatacctgtagtcccagctacttgggaggctgaggtgggaggatcccttgggccctggaggttgaggctgcagtgagccgtgattgtgccactgcgctccaggccCAACCACTGTTACTGTAAACACTACATGCACTTTTACTAATTACAAGGTTTGGAGTAGTCAGTCAATTAAGAAGTCTGAATGACTTAGCctctctgtttttatgttttattttttttttgttttgagacggagtctcgctctgttgcccaggctggggtgcagtggtgcgatcttggctcactgcaagctccaccatccgggttcatgccattctcctgcctcagcctccagagtagctgggactacaggcgcccgccacctcacccggctagttttttgtattttttagtagagacggagtttcaccatgttagccagaatggtctcaatctcctgacctcgtgatctgcccacctcagcctccgaaagtgttgggattacaggtgtgagccaccacacctggctctgtttttatttatttatttatatttttgtgtttatttttgagacctaattaaaaaaatttttttggtagagattgggtcttgctatgttgcccaggctgaccttgaactatTGGCCTCAagggatactcctgcctcagcctcctgcatagctgggattacagacatgaatcaCTATTCCTGGCAGGATTAGCAATTTTTCTAAAGATACACTttcttataactttttatttacacTTTATAGCTACTGCTAATAGATTTCCCAGGATTTATTCCTTCTTTAAAATACTGTTCAATTCTGGGTCACTCTGCCTAAGGGTTTGAAATGATAAATGGGATAAAGTCATCATCAAACAAGGACATGGTCAGACCACCTTTGTCATGTGGTCAGAGTCATCCTTGCTCCTTGATGGGATAAAAAGAAATACACGACAGGGTCTTATGGAATGAGTGATTTTTAAGAGCTATAAGAATTCAGAAATTAGGGTAAACAGTGTGTGGTACTATTGTTACAGAATAcattaatttcaatttaaaagcagagggctgggcgcggtggctcatgcctgtgatcccagcactttgggaggccaaggtgggtggatcatgaggtcaggagtttgagaccagcacggccagtatggtgaaaccccatctctactaaaaatacaaaaattagctgggcgtggtggcacatgcctgtagtcccagcagctcagaggctgaggcaggagaatcacttgaacccaggagacggaggttgcagtgggtcaagATTACGCcactcaactccagcctgggcgatcaagcaagactccatctgaaagaaaaacaacaacaacaaaaaaacaaggtctAAGCCATTTTTTACAAGTAAGCATATTTCTTATGAGATATagcattggctgggtgcagtggctcaggcctgtaattccagcactttcggaggctgaagcaggactgcttgagtctagcagtttgagaccagcctgggttatAGTGAGgtcctgtgtctacaaaaaaaaaaaaagataaataaatgaataaaaattatggcattttatttatactattttagtCAGGAATATCATAAACATATGTGCttgttgaagaaattaaaaattatgaaatggcATTTTCTAGGGAAGGCTGGTTTGCATGTAAATTCCAGAAATCTCTTCATTTACAGGCTTTGAGTCAAAAAGTAGAGGTTTTTCTATACTTAGCTGTTGGAGCATTCatctgtttaaaatttaaaacataacccaggccaggcctggtggctcacacttctaatcccagcgctgtgggaggctgaggcctgcggatcacttgaggcttgaggttaagagtttgagaccagcctggccaatatggcgaaacctcgtctccattaaaaatacaaaaattggccgggcgtggtggcgtatgtctgtagtcccagctacttgggaggctgaggcaggagagttgcttgaaccaggaggtggaggttgcagtgagctgagatcgagactgagccactgcactccaacctgggcaatacatcaagactccatctcaaaaacaaaacaaaaacaaaaaaacaaaaacacaaaacacaaaaacataacCCAGGTGcctggataaaaataaaaattaaaaaagggctgggtgcggtggctcatgcctgtaatcctagcactttgggagaccgaggtgggcagatcacttaagagtcaggagtttgagagtggcctggccaaagtggcaaaacctgtttctacaaaaaatagagaaatcagtcaggtgtggtggtgcacgcctttagtcccagatactcgggaggctgaggtgggagaatctcttgagcctaggaggctgaagctgcagtgggctgacatcgcaccactgcactgcagccttggtgacagagcgagaccctgtcccaaaaataaaaagagaggtgGGGTTGGGGATGACACTTGAACCCCAATCTTTAGACTCATAAGCTTTTCAGTTTTATGACAGTGCTTCATCTTAAGGTACAtggaaagtaaatgaaataattgttagaatattaatatttagtaAGTTTATTTCCGGATGAAATGACGTTTATAAGGTTATCATATACCCTATCTACCATTAtctaattttcttaatttgtgaaataaaaatagtatgttaCCATATGCTGTTTATAGcatcttcctttttaaacaaagatacccatttcctgtttttctcctcttgatATTTGAAGGTTTCACATTACTTTACTCTCAGTCTAATTTTATCATTAACCATTTGATATAAAAATGTGTCctgggcagggcgcagtggctcacgcctgtaatcccagcactttcggaggccgaggtgggtggatcacctaaggtcaggacttcgacaccagcctggccaacacggtgaaatcctgtctctgctacaaatacaaaaattagccgggcctggtggtgggcgcccgtaattccagctgctcCGGAAGCTAacgcaggagaactgcttgaacccgggatgagaaggctgcagtgagccgagattgtgccactggactgcaacctgggcgacagaaacaaacaaaaaccaaaaaaccaaaaatgtaccCTAAAGTCTTCCACATTGTATTATTTAAGCCTCACATGGGGGAGTTAGCAAGGTCAGTTTACACATGAGATAAACTTAGTAAGGTTAAGTGCCAGATCCAGGCCATACAAGCGGTCGTTCTATATTCTAAATCCTATATTTTACCGTCTAGGCTTCTTAAAGAatgggaggccaggcgcggtggctcacgcctgtaatcccagcactttgggaggcagagacgagcggatcaagaggtcaggagatcgggaccatcctggctaacatggtgaaaccccgtctctactaaaaatacaaaaaattagccaggcgtggtggcgggcgcctgtagccccagctactccggaggctgagggctacccaggaggctgaggcagaatggcctgaacccgggaggcggagcttgcagtgagccgagatcgcgccactgcactccagactgggcgacaaagcgagactgtctcaaaaaaaaaaaaaaaaaaaaaaaagaaagaaagaatgggtaGGTGGGTGAGAAGCTACTACTAACCatataaaataaagtgatatTTAAAGATGAACAGATGTCGCATTCTAAAAAGGTGAAAACGCGGCAAGGCACAGGAACTCTTGATAAATACTGCAGTTTTTAAGAAACATGGGCTGGTCTTGACGAGACCTACAGGCAGACAGGGCTCAAACATTCAAAAGAGCTACAGAGTAAACTCAACTCCCCGAAAGCGCTGCACTGACTGGCAGATTCCACACGAGACACTGGCCTCCCACGTGTCTTTCAGGAAACACAAAATTCAAGGGATAAAGAAAGCCAAGAAGgggatgagaaaaaggaaaaaaaaaaaaaaagcgaacaGAGCTTCCCTGGGAAGTTGAGGGTGCGCGGAGGGTGCGCGAAGGCTGGGGCGGGCGGAGGGAACTCGCAGAGCATCTGGCGGGCACCGAGGTCTGGGAACAGGCCTGGAGGCAGCTCTGTTCGTGGAGAGAGTGGGCTGCCCGTGGGCCCCACCCTGTGGAGCCCCCCCAGTAGATCTGTTCCCTGGTTCgggtgggcaggggagggcagagcgcagaagagaaaaacagggaAGGAGACGCTAGAAGAGCCACAGGTGGGCGCCGGTCAGAGTCCGAGGTTGCAGGTCTCTGGGCCAACCGCACCTGCGAGCCCTCCGAGACGCCGTAGCCCCGCCCCTCCGGCGCGTGGCGCCCATGACGCTAGGCGCGCGGGCCGCTCTCCTTACAGAGGTAGCTCTTGTCCGAACGGTCGGCCTCTGCTGCGCCTGCGTGGTTGGGAGGGGAAGTGAGGCGGTTTCCTCGGCGCCTTTTccggcagcggcggcggcagaACTGGGAGGAGGAGTTGGAGGCCGGAGGGAGCCCGCGCTCGGGGCGGCGGCTGGAGGTAACCCCCTGCACCGAGCTGGAAAGGCGGGCCACCTCTGTCTTCACTCCTCTCTGGAACTCTGGCGGTaactcccctctccctctctttctctgcagGCAGCGTACCGAGTTCCCGCGAGGATCCATGACCTGACGGGGCCCCGGAGTCGTGCTGCCTCTCGGGTGTCCTGGCTCGGTGGTGAGCCCAGTGTTTGCAGGCCGACGGGCGGGCCGGAGGGCCGCATTCTCCCTCGGGGTGAGAGGAAGGCGGAGGAGCGGGAACCGCGGCGGCGCTCGCGCGGCGCCTGCGGGGGGAAGGGCAGTTCCGGGCCGGGCCGCGCCTCAGCAGGGCGGCGGCTCCCGGCGCAGACTCAGGGCCCGGGTGGCAGCGGCGAGTGGAGGAATCAAGTTGTGCGGTCGGTGATGCCCGAGTGAGCGGCGGTCCTGGGCCTCTGCCCTTAGGAGGCACCTCCCACGCAGGCCGCAAAGGCGCCTTCGCGGCCGGGAGGCTTCGTTTCGGTTTCGCGGCGGCGGCGGCGTTGTTGGCTGACGGGACCCGGGACACCTGAATGCCCCCGGCCCCGGCTCCTCCGACGCGATGGGGAAGGTGCTATCCAAAATCTTCGGGAACAAGGAAATGCGGATCCTCATGTTGGGCCTGGACGCGGCCGGCAAGACAACAATCCTGTACAAGTTGAAGCTGGGCCAGTCGGTGACCACCATTCCCACTGTGGGTTTCAACGTGGAGACGGTGACTTACAAAAATGTCAAGTTCAACGTATGGGATGTGGGCGGCCAGGACAAGATCCGGCCGCTCTGGCGGCATTACTACACTGGGACCCAAGGTCTGATCTTCGTAGTGGACTGCGCCGACCGCGACCGCATCGATGAGGCTCGCCAGGAGCTGCACCGCATTATCAATGACCGGGAGATGAGGGACGCCATAATCCTCATCTTCGCCAACAAGCAGGACCTGCCTGATGCCATGAAACCCCACGAGATCCAGGAGAAACTGGGCCTGACCCGGATTCGGGACAGGAACTGGTATGTGCAGCCCTCCTGTGCCACCTCAGGGGACGGACTCTATGAGGGGCTCACATGGTTAACCTCTAACTACAAATCTTAATGAGCATTCTCCACCCATCCCCTGGAAGGAGAGAAATCAAAAACCCATTCATAGGATTATCGCCACCATCACCTCTTTC
The Theropithecus gelada isolate Dixy chromosome 7b, Tgel_1.0, whole genome shotgun sequence DNA segment above includes these coding regions:
- the ARF6 gene encoding ADP-ribosylation factor 6, producing the protein MGKVLSKIFGNKEMRILMLGLDAAGKTTILYKLKLGQSVTTIPTVGFNVETVTYKNVKFNVWDVGGQDKIRPLWRHYYTGTQGLIFVVDCADRDRIDEARQELHRIINDREMRDAIILIFANKQDLPDAMKPHEIQEKLGLTRIRDRNWYVQPSCATSGDGLYEGLTWLTSNYKS